From a single Arthrobacter sp. SLBN-112 genomic region:
- the nusA gene encoding transcription termination factor NusA — MDIDMSALRLLEREREIPLDLLIPTIEQALLVAYHKSPGAFEKARAELDRKSGHVTIWAVEIDDDGAPIGEFEDTPEGFGRIAASTARQIILQRLRDVEDDNVLGEFKGREGELVSGTIQQGNNPHMIQVNLGSLEALLPPPEQVPGEKYIHGNRLRALVIDVHRGTKGPSVTLSRSHPGLVRKLFELEVPEIADHSVEIVALAREAGHRTKIAVKANTPGINAKGACIGEMGSRVRAVMTELNDEKIDIVDFSENPATFIASALSPSRVNSVTITDEATRSARVVVPDYQLSLAIGKEGQNARLAAKLTGWRIDIVSDAAVARDK; from the coding sequence CTTTTGGAGCGTGAGCGTGAAATCCCGCTGGACCTCCTGATCCCCACCATCGAGCAGGCGCTCCTGGTGGCCTACCACAAGTCACCCGGCGCCTTCGAGAAAGCGCGCGCCGAGCTGGACCGCAAGAGCGGCCACGTCACCATTTGGGCTGTGGAGATTGACGACGACGGTGCACCCATCGGTGAATTCGAGGACACCCCGGAAGGATTCGGCCGGATCGCCGCCAGCACCGCACGCCAGATCATCCTGCAGCGCCTGCGCGATGTTGAGGACGATAACGTCCTGGGCGAATTCAAGGGCCGCGAAGGCGAGTTGGTGTCCGGCACCATCCAGCAGGGCAACAACCCGCACATGATCCAGGTCAACCTCGGCTCGCTCGAGGCCCTCCTGCCGCCGCCCGAGCAGGTTCCCGGTGAGAAGTACATCCACGGCAACCGGCTGCGCGCCCTGGTCATCGACGTGCACCGAGGTACCAAGGGGCCGTCCGTCACGCTCTCCCGGTCCCATCCCGGCCTGGTCCGCAAGCTCTTCGAGCTCGAAGTACCCGAGATCGCCGACCACTCGGTGGAAATCGTTGCCCTGGCACGCGAAGCCGGCCACCGCACCAAGATTGCCGTCAAGGCGAACACTCCGGGGATCAACGCCAAGGGTGCCTGCATCGGTGAGATGGGCTCGCGCGTCCGCGCAGTGATGACCGAGTTGAACGACGAAAAGATCGACATCGTCGACTTCAGCGAAAACCCGGCCACCTTCATTGCCAGTGCACTGTCGCCGTCGCGCGTGAATTCGGTCACCATTACGGACGAGGCCACGCGTTCGGCCCGGGTGGTGGTCCCTGACTACCAGCTGTCCCTGGCCATCGGCAAGGAGGGCCAGAACGCCCGGCTGGCGGCGAAGCTGACCGGCTGGCGGATCGACATCGTCTCCGACGCCGCGGTGGCCCGCGACAAGTAA
- a CDS encoding YlxR family protein, whose protein sequence is MNVRTITVAEVLSTGNQPERTCIGCRKKGPRSQLLRLVAEGSGSTAVLVDERRRMSGRGAWLHPSASCLALAVKRRAFGRALPGATETAAVEHRITRGPNVYAAPVAATPTVQPESGSEI, encoded by the coding sequence ATGAACGTCAGGACGATAACCGTGGCAGAAGTGCTTTCCACCGGAAATCAGCCTGAACGTACCTGCATCGGCTGCCGGAAGAAGGGCCCGCGGTCGCAGTTGCTCCGGCTCGTCGCCGAAGGCAGCGGGTCAACCGCTGTCCTGGTGGATGAACGACGCCGGATGTCTGGCCGGGGTGCATGGCTGCACCCCAGCGCATCGTGCCTGGCTCTGGCGGTCAAGCGGCGAGCATTCGGACGTGCCCTTCCGGGCGCAACCGAAACAGCCGCCGTCGAACACCGGATCACGCGAGGCCCGAACGTTTACGCCGCCCCGGTGGCTGCAACACCAACCGTCCAACCTGAAAGCGGGTCAGAAATCTGA
- the infB gene encoding translation initiation factor IF-2, translated as MAKVRVHELAKELGITSKDAVTKLQELGEFVRSASSTIEAPVVRKLRNAFPDAAAKSAAPAAAPAAAPKAPAPAAESRPSAPAPGPAAPKAPAPKAQAPAPAAPAQAEAPAAPAAAPAAPAASSSAAPTSGAPSTGAKPGARPAPKADTPAPSTRPGGSAPGASGPRPGGPRPGNNPFATSQGMPRGRGGDGERAPRPGNNPFATSQGMPRPGGSRNDGDRPGGPRPAAGAGGPRPGGPRPAAGAGGPRPAAGAGGPRPGAPRPGGPRPTPGMMPNRTERPAPAGAGRPGGGGRGPGRPGGAPGTGGPGAGGGAPAGGGFGKGGRGRGGTQGAFGKGGAGRGKQRKSKRAKRQELEQMSAPSLGGVSVPRGDGNTVIRLRRGSSITDFADKIEANPAALVTVLFHLGEMATATQSLDEETFALLGEELGYKLQVVSPEDEERELLSGFDIDFDAELEAEGDEQLEARPPVVTVMGHVDHGKTRLLDAIRKSDVMAGEHGGITQHIGAYQVTHNHEGDDRKITFIDTPGHEAFTAMRARGAKVTDIAILVVAADDGVMPQTVEALNHAQAANVPIVVAVNKIDKEGANPEKVRGQLTEYGLVPEEYGGDTMFVEVSARQNLNIDELLEAVLLTADAALDMRANPNKDARGIAIEANLDKGRGAVATVLVQSGTLRVGDTIVAGTAHGRVRAMFDDDGSALTEAGPSRPVQVLGLSNVPRAGDTFFVTADERTARQIAEKREAADRNAALAKRRKRISLEDFDQAVAEGKIDTLNLILKGDVSGAVEALEDALLKIDVGEGVQLRVIHRGVGAITQNDVNLATVDSAVIIGFNVKPAERVAELADREGVDMRFYSVIYAAIDDIEAALKGMLKPEYEEVQLGTAEVREVFRSSKFGNIAGSIVRSGIIRRNTKARISRDGKVIGDNLTVETLKRFKDDATEVRTDFECGIGLGSYNDITEGDIIETFEMREKPRV; from the coding sequence GTGGCCAAGGTCCGCGTACATGAGCTCGCCAAAGAGCTCGGTATTACTTCCAAAGATGCAGTGACAAAACTGCAGGAACTGGGCGAATTTGTTCGCTCCGCCTCTTCCACCATTGAGGCCCCCGTTGTGCGTAAACTGCGCAACGCCTTCCCCGACGCCGCTGCCAAGTCAGCGGCACCGGCCGCAGCGCCCGCCGCTGCGCCCAAGGCACCTGCTCCCGCAGCAGAATCACGTCCTTCAGCACCGGCTCCCGGCCCTGCTGCGCCCAAGGCTCCGGCCCCCAAGGCGCAGGCACCGGCTCCCGCCGCACCCGCACAGGCAGAAGCACCGGCCGCGCCGGCTGCCGCGCCTGCCGCCCCTGCGGCTTCGTCCTCGGCTGCGCCCACCTCGGGTGCTCCGTCCACCGGCGCCAAGCCCGGTGCACGCCCGGCACCCAAGGCCGACACCCCGGCTCCGTCCACCCGTCCGGGTGGATCCGCACCGGGTGCGTCCGGACCCCGTCCCGGCGGCCCCCGTCCGGGTAACAACCCCTTCGCCACCTCGCAGGGTATGCCCCGCGGCCGCGGCGGAGACGGTGAACGCGCCCCGCGTCCGGGCAACAACCCCTTTGCCACCTCCCAGGGCATGCCCCGTCCCGGTGGCAGCCGTAACGACGGCGACCGCCCCGGTGGCCCCCGTCCCGCAGCCGGTGCCGGCGGACCCCGTCCGGGCGGGCCGCGTCCCGCAGCCGGTGCAGGTGGACCCCGTCCCGCGGCTGGTGCAGGCGGACCCCGTCCGGGTGCACCCCGCCCCGGAGGTCCCCGTCCTACTCCCGGCATGATGCCCAACCGCACTGAACGTCCCGCACCCGCAGGTGCAGGCCGTCCCGGTGGCGGCGGCCGCGGTCCCGGACGTCCCGGCGGCGCACCCGGAACCGGCGGTCCCGGTGCCGGCGGCGGAGCTCCCGCCGGTGGTGGCTTCGGCAAGGGCGGCCGCGGCCGCGGCGGCACCCAGGGTGCCTTCGGCAAGGGCGGCGCAGGCCGTGGCAAACAGCGCAAGTCCAAGCGCGCCAAGCGCCAGGAACTTGAGCAGATGAGTGCCCCGTCGCTGGGTGGCGTGAGCGTACCCCGCGGCGACGGCAACACCGTCATCCGGCTCCGCCGCGGCTCGTCCATCACGGACTTCGCCGACAAGATCGAGGCAAACCCCGCCGCACTGGTGACCGTGCTGTTCCACCTTGGTGAAATGGCCACGGCAACGCAGTCGCTGGACGAGGAGACCTTCGCCCTGCTGGGCGAGGAGCTGGGCTACAAGCTCCAGGTAGTGTCGCCGGAAGACGAGGAGCGCGAGCTGCTCTCCGGGTTCGACATTGACTTCGATGCCGAGCTGGAAGCCGAAGGCGACGAGCAACTCGAGGCACGTCCTCCGGTTGTCACCGTCATGGGCCACGTCGACCACGGTAAGACCCGCCTGCTCGATGCCATCCGCAAGTCCGACGTCATGGCTGGCGAGCACGGCGGCATCACGCAGCACATCGGTGCCTACCAGGTCACGCACAACCACGAAGGCGACGACCGCAAGATCACCTTCATCGATACCCCGGGCCACGAGGCGTTCACCGCCATGCGTGCCCGTGGTGCGAAGGTCACCGACATCGCCATCCTGGTGGTCGCAGCGGACGACGGCGTAATGCCGCAGACCGTTGAAGCGCTCAACCACGCCCAGGCGGCCAACGTGCCGATCGTCGTGGCAGTGAACAAGATCGACAAGGAAGGCGCCAACCCGGAGAAGGTCCGCGGCCAGCTGACCGAATACGGCCTGGTTCCCGAGGAATACGGTGGCGACACCATGTTCGTGGAGGTCTCTGCCCGCCAGAACCTCAACATCGACGAGCTGCTCGAGGCCGTCCTGCTCACCGCAGACGCAGCCCTGGACATGCGGGCCAACCCGAACAAGGACGCCCGCGGTATCGCGATCGAAGCCAACCTGGACAAGGGCCGCGGTGCCGTTGCCACCGTCCTGGTGCAGTCCGGTACGCTGCGCGTCGGCGACACCATCGTGGCAGGCACGGCCCACGGCCGCGTCCGTGCGATGTTCGACGACGACGGCAGCGCCCTGACCGAGGCCGGCCCGTCCCGCCCCGTCCAGGTGCTGGGTCTGTCCAACGTGCCGCGCGCCGGCGACACCTTCTTCGTAACCGCTGACGAGCGCACCGCCCGCCAGATCGCCGAGAAGCGCGAAGCCGCCGACCGCAACGCCGCCCTGGCCAAGCGCCGCAAGCGCATCAGCCTGGAAGACTTCGACCAGGCCGTCGCCGAAGGCAAGATCGACACCCTCAACCTCATCCTCAAGGGTGACGTGTCCGGTGCCGTGGAAGCCCTCGAAGACGCGCTGCTCAAGATCGATGTCGGGGAAGGCGTGCAGCTGCGCGTCATCCACCGCGGCGTGGGTGCCATCACGCAGAACGACGTCAACCTGGCAACGGTGGACTCCGCCGTCATCATCGGCTTCAACGTCAAGCCTGCCGAGCGGGTTGCCGAACTGGCAGACCGCGAAGGCGTGGACATGCGCTTCTACTCCGTCATCTACGCAGCAATCGATGACATCGAGGCAGCGCTCAAGGGCATGCTCAAGCCGGAATACGAAGAAGTCCAGCTCGGCACCGCCGAGGTCCGCGAAGTCTTCCGCTCCTCCAAGTTCGGAAACATCGCCGGCTCGATCGTCCGCTCCGGCATCATCCGCCGTAACACCAAGGCACGGATCAGCCGCGACGGCAAGGTCATTGGTGACAACCTCACCGTTGAGACGCTCAAGCGCTTCAAGGACGACGCCACCGAGGTCCGCACGGACTTCGAATGTGGTATCGGTCTTGGCTCGTACAACGACATCACCGAAGGCGACATCATCGAGACCTTCGAGATGCGTGAGAAGCCGCGCGTCTAA
- the rbfA gene encoding 30S ribosome-binding factor RbfA, with translation MADPARAAKLAQRIKVVVAEALGRKVKDPRLEGITVTDARVTNDLQHATVYYTVFGDQAVQADAAKGLEKAKGVLRQEVGRNITVRLTPTLEFVADQIPVNASNLEELLREAKKRDAEVAALAANARHAGDADPYKSDAAADVDIDEDDFDEEDLDPGDDEDLDEDGNK, from the coding sequence ATGGCTGATCCGGCACGTGCTGCCAAGTTGGCGCAGCGGATTAAGGTTGTTGTTGCTGAGGCTCTGGGCCGGAAGGTCAAGGATCCCCGGCTGGAGGGCATCACTGTTACTGATGCCCGCGTGACCAATGATCTGCAGCACGCCACCGTTTATTACACCGTCTTCGGCGACCAGGCTGTCCAGGCTGATGCTGCCAAGGGACTTGAGAAGGCCAAGGGTGTGCTCCGGCAGGAAGTTGGCCGGAACATCACCGTCCGGCTGACTCCCACCCTTGAGTTCGTGGCTGACCAGATTCCGGTCAACGCCTCCAACCTGGAGGAACTGCTGCGCGAGGCCAAGAAGCGGGACGCCGAGGTTGCTGCCCTTGCCGCCAACGCCCGCCACGCCGGCGACGCGGACCCCTACAAGTCCGATGCCGCGGCCGACGTGGATATCGACGAGGACGACTTCGACGAAGAGGACCTGGACCCCGGCGACGACGAAGACCTCGACGAGGACGGCAACAAGTAG
- a CDS encoding ScyD/ScyE family protein: protein MKRQLTFIACVAAASMVQAAPAFASSHNPDYEVMATGLVSPLHLAVGSGESARVSQDFAGILTRVEHDGDREDIHTAEKGWEVAGLDIHDGMTYFLESTGAGQGDPAALQGYLKSIDSKGHVDTIANFADYERKHNPDGDQHYGFEPDVSDTCLADWPAFPPARYTGAVDSHPYALAVKGNTAYVADAGMNAILKVNLSSGAISTLAVLPPRPAKVPAGLQIPVDMQGHTVPVPECVVGEKYAFEPVPTDVEIGPDGWLYVTSLPGGPEGPEMGPRGAVFKVNPWNGDTTVWADHILSPTGLAVADNGDVYVASLFGGEILKFTGDAERSRFLAVNQPADVEYRDGDVFATVDALMGLQDPSAPDAPAATPAGRVIEVDR, encoded by the coding sequence ATGAAACGACAACTCACCTTTATCGCCTGTGTGGCCGCCGCCAGCATGGTGCAGGCCGCACCGGCCTTCGCATCCAGCCACAACCCGGATTATGAGGTCATGGCAACCGGCCTCGTTTCGCCCCTCCATCTCGCGGTGGGCAGTGGTGAATCTGCCCGCGTCAGCCAGGATTTCGCCGGCATCCTCACCCGCGTGGAGCACGACGGCGATCGCGAGGACATCCATACCGCGGAGAAGGGCTGGGAAGTCGCCGGGCTGGATATCCACGATGGCATGACGTATTTCCTGGAGAGTACCGGAGCCGGGCAGGGGGATCCTGCAGCTCTCCAGGGCTACCTCAAGTCCATTGACTCCAAGGGTCATGTGGACACCATCGCCAACTTCGCGGACTACGAACGGAAGCACAACCCCGACGGTGACCAGCACTACGGCTTCGAGCCAGATGTCAGTGACACGTGCCTGGCGGACTGGCCGGCCTTCCCGCCCGCCCGGTACACAGGAGCGGTGGATTCCCACCCGTACGCCCTGGCAGTCAAAGGCAATACTGCCTATGTGGCTGATGCCGGCATGAACGCGATCCTCAAGGTGAATCTTTCATCAGGCGCCATTTCGACGCTGGCGGTCCTGCCGCCAAGGCCAGCCAAGGTCCCGGCCGGCCTTCAGATCCCCGTCGACATGCAGGGCCACACCGTGCCGGTACCTGAATGTGTTGTCGGCGAGAAGTACGCCTTCGAACCCGTTCCCACCGACGTTGAAATAGGGCCGGACGGCTGGCTGTACGTCACGTCCTTGCCTGGTGGCCCGGAAGGACCGGAAATGGGTCCGCGCGGTGCCGTCTTCAAGGTGAATCCGTGGAACGGTGACACGACTGTTTGGGCGGACCACATCCTGAGCCCCACCGGGCTGGCCGTGGCAGACAACGGGGACGTCTACGTGGCGTCACTGTTTGGTGGCGAAATCCTCAAGTTCACCGGCGATGCCGAGCGGTCACGTTTCCTTGCCGTGAACCAGCCCGCCGATGTTGAGTACAGGGATGGGGATGTCTTCGCCACGGTGGATGCACTGATGGGGCTGCAAGACCCTTCAGCGCCGGACGCTCCCGCGGCCACGCCTGCAGGCAGGGTCATCGAAGTCGACCGCTGA
- a CDS encoding nucleoside deaminase — MTSADHGNRGLQHPESAQHPGQAQYLEQAVELATRNVAEGGGPFGAVVVTPDGRIHTGVNRVTRDNDPTAHAEVVAIRAAAAAAADFDLTGSVLYASCEPCPMCLASALWARVGRVYYAADRHGAAAAGFDDALFYDYFSGAAPELMPVTKGDIPTSDVPFQAWRAFDSRKEY, encoded by the coding sequence ATGACGTCCGCAGACCACGGCAACAGGGGCTTGCAGCACCCCGAATCTGCCCAGCATCCTGGGCAGGCTCAATACCTTGAACAGGCCGTGGAACTGGCCACGCGCAACGTCGCGGAAGGCGGCGGACCATTCGGTGCGGTGGTGGTCACGCCGGACGGACGCATCCATACCGGAGTCAACAGGGTGACCAGGGATAACGACCCCACCGCCCACGCGGAAGTGGTGGCCATCCGGGCGGCGGCCGCCGCTGCAGCCGATTTCGATCTCACCGGTTCGGTCCTCTACGCAAGCTGCGAGCCGTGCCCCATGTGCCTGGCGTCCGCCTTGTGGGCCAGGGTCGGCCGCGTCTACTACGCAGCGGACCGGCACGGGGCCGCGGCGGCAGGCTTCGATGACGCACTGTTCTACGACTACTTCAGTGGCGCGGCGCCAGAGCTGATGCCGGTCACCAAGGGTGACATCCCGACGTCGGACGTCCCCTTCCAGGCGTGGCGCGCCTTTGACAGCAGGAAGGAATATTAG
- the trxA gene encoding thioredoxin has product MEPTLLSCPACGKTNRVPARASGHPRCGNCKADLPWIVSAGDSDFAAVAEQSPVPVLVDFWAAWCGPCRMVSPVLDKLARERPGKIKLVKVDVDTSPGLSQRFDVQAIPTLMVLVDGKVAARQAGAAPAQVLRSWLDKALAGARS; this is encoded by the coding sequence ATGGAACCCACACTCTTGAGCTGCCCGGCCTGCGGCAAGACCAACCGGGTTCCGGCCAGGGCTTCGGGCCACCCGCGCTGCGGCAACTGCAAGGCGGACCTGCCCTGGATCGTATCCGCAGGCGACAGCGACTTCGCGGCCGTGGCGGAGCAATCCCCGGTTCCGGTGCTGGTCGACTTCTGGGCCGCCTGGTGCGGACCCTGCCGCATGGTCAGCCCGGTCCTGGACAAGCTGGCCCGGGAACGGCCCGGGAAGATCAAGCTGGTGAAGGTGGATGTGGACACGTCTCCGGGCCTGTCGCAGCGGTTCGATGTGCAGGCCATTCCCACCTTGATGGTGCTCGTTGACGGAAAGGTGGCAGCGCGCCAGGCCGGCGCCGCACCCGCGCAGGTCCTCCGTTCCTGGCTCGACAAGGCCCTCGCCGGCGCCCGCAGCTAG
- a CDS encoding pyridoxal phosphate-dependent aminotransferase, with product MPELAAHVRDVPVNQIREITEAAWRTPGAIVLSIGEPGFPLPRHVLDAGIACLDRDETNYTPNAGIPALREAFAARFREEQGVDVGADRVYVVSGAQQGLHFAMSLLLSPGDEILIPNPGYPTFAMTSRLLNAVPVGYPLHPEHGFQPLVADVEALISSRTRVLVLNSPSNPLGAVLGEEVVRELMDLARRHDIWVVSDECYEAFTYDVPHVSPARFDGGTAADARVFTSLTLSKTYGLTGLRIGALVCPPGLKQKMDNVMESIVSCVASAPQYAALAALTGPQDYVRHAHQHYRENRDAASAVLAAKGIRYLPAQGAFYLWADMSHVSGGDVRAWVRRFLADSGVALAPGTAFGSIGEGWVRIALCGRKQDLLDGLSRLPAPGRRPAGPVLGLERCELS from the coding sequence ATGCCTGAGCTTGCCGCCCATGTCCGCGACGTGCCCGTCAACCAGATCCGCGAGATCACCGAGGCCGCGTGGCGTACTCCCGGTGCCATTGTCCTGAGCATCGGGGAGCCGGGGTTCCCGCTCCCCCGCCATGTCCTGGACGCAGGCATCGCCTGCCTGGACCGCGACGAAACCAACTACACGCCCAACGCCGGGATCCCGGCCCTTCGTGAAGCGTTCGCTGCCAGGTTCCGGGAAGAACAGGGAGTGGACGTCGGCGCTGACCGCGTTTACGTGGTGTCCGGTGCGCAGCAGGGGCTGCACTTCGCCATGAGCCTGCTGCTCTCCCCCGGGGACGAAATCCTGATCCCCAACCCGGGCTACCCCACCTTCGCCATGACCAGCCGGCTGCTCAATGCCGTCCCTGTGGGCTATCCGCTGCACCCCGAACACGGCTTCCAGCCGCTAGTAGCCGATGTGGAGGCGCTGATCAGCAGCCGCACCCGGGTGCTGGTCCTCAACTCCCCCTCCAACCCGCTCGGCGCCGTGCTGGGTGAAGAAGTGGTCCGGGAACTCATGGATTTGGCCCGTCGGCACGACATCTGGGTGGTCTCGGACGAGTGCTACGAGGCGTTCACCTACGATGTGCCCCACGTCAGCCCGGCAAGGTTCGACGGCGGCACCGCGGCGGATGCGCGCGTGTTCACGTCGCTGACACTGTCCAAGACCTACGGCCTGACCGGGCTGCGCATCGGCGCCCTGGTCTGCCCGCCAGGGCTCAAACAGAAGATGGACAACGTCATGGAATCGATCGTCTCGTGCGTGGCCTCTGCGCCGCAGTATGCGGCGCTGGCGGCGCTGACCGGGCCGCAGGACTACGTCCGGCACGCCCACCAGCACTACCGGGAGAACCGGGACGCCGCCTCTGCGGTGCTGGCAGCGAAGGGGATCCGGTACCTTCCGGCGCAGGGCGCGTTCTACCTGTGGGCTGATATGTCCCATGTGAGCGGCGGGGATGTGCGGGCCTGGGTTCGGCGTTTCCTCGCAGACTCCGGCGTGGCGCTGGCTCCGGGGACCGCTTTCGGCTCCATTGGCGAGGGGTGGGTCCGGATCGCGCTGTGCGGCCGGAAACAGGATCTGCTGGATGGGCTGTCCCGGCTTCCGGCGCCCGGCCGTAGACCGGCGGGGCCGGTGCTGGGCCTCGAGCGCTGCGAGCTTAGCTAG
- the truB gene encoding tRNA pseudouridine(55) synthase TruB, with translation MLSGLVIVDKPQGWTSHDVVGRMRRLAGTRKVGHAGTLDPMATGVLVVGINKATRLLTYIVGTSKTYTATIRLGQSTVTDDAEGEVTATAGTSGVSEQAIYDGVAALTGDIQQVPSSVSAIKVNGERAYARVRSGEDVKLAARPVTIHRFEVHAIRWDTEADVVDLDVTVECSSGTYIRALARDLGNALGVGGHLTALRRTHVGPYSLDQARTLEQLAEELNVLEMSQAARALMPNRELSAEETTEISFGRRIAAGAAPGAPGAATPEHPAAAFAPDGNLVALLADAGSYAKPVLVFAPGSGAAATAAAEA, from the coding sequence GTGCTTTCTGGACTGGTGATAGTGGACAAGCCGCAGGGATGGACCAGCCATGATGTGGTTGGCCGGATGCGGCGCCTCGCAGGGACCCGGAAAGTGGGGCACGCAGGAACCCTGGACCCGATGGCCACCGGCGTGCTGGTGGTCGGCATCAACAAGGCCACGCGGCTGCTGACCTACATCGTGGGCACCTCCAAGACCTACACCGCCACCATCCGGCTGGGCCAGTCCACCGTCACCGATGACGCGGAAGGGGAAGTCACCGCCACGGCCGGCACGTCCGGCGTCAGCGAGCAGGCAATTTACGACGGCGTCGCGGCCCTCACGGGCGACATCCAGCAGGTGCCCAGCAGCGTCAGCGCCATCAAGGTGAACGGCGAACGCGCCTACGCCCGCGTGCGGTCGGGCGAGGACGTGAAGCTTGCCGCACGCCCCGTCACCATCCACCGTTTCGAGGTACACGCCATTCGGTGGGACACGGAAGCGGATGTGGTTGACCTCGACGTCACCGTCGAGTGCTCCTCGGGCACGTACATCCGTGCCCTGGCCCGGGACCTTGGCAATGCCCTCGGCGTCGGAGGACACCTCACCGCCCTCCGCAGGACCCACGTGGGCCCCTATTCCCTCGATCAGGCGCGCACTCTTGAACAGCTGGCCGAGGAGCTCAACGTCCTGGAAATGTCGCAGGCTGCCCGCGCGCTGATGCCCAACCGCGAACTCAGCGCCGAGGAAACCACGGAAATTTCCTTCGGGCGGCGCATTGCTGCCGGGGCCGCTCCCGGCGCTCCCGGCGCTGCCACCCCCGAACATCCCGCCGCTGCCTTCGCCCCCGACGGAAACCTGGTGGCCCTTCTGGCCGACGCCGGCAGCTACGCCAAGCCGGTGCTCGTCTTCGCCCCCGGCTCCGGCGCTGCCGCAACCGCCGCCGCGGAGGCCTAA
- a CDS encoding bifunctional riboflavin kinase/FAD synthetase, protein MVYIWNDPSDVPADFGPSVVTFGNFDGVHRGHQQVLSQLIRSARLSHAKAVAVTFDPHPALIHRPEAAPELIMGLDDKLEALGELGLDAILVVKYSLDLASLTAEEFVEQYLVDCLHASHVVIGHDARFGRGNSGDLDTMKALGDKFGFDVQVISEFGAEGYPLHDDDGTDRRCSSTWVREALQDGDVATAASVLGRPHRMRGEVVHGAARGRALGFPTANLSSNASGLIPADGIYAGWLVDQAGTRWPAAISVGSNPTFDGVSRQVEAHVIDRPKEAVEDFDLYGQTVIVEFVARLRGMVAYRGPEALVEQMRLDVAQAHQLLSGR, encoded by the coding sequence ATGGTTTACATCTGGAACGATCCGTCCGATGTCCCGGCGGATTTCGGCCCATCCGTTGTCACGTTCGGCAACTTTGACGGCGTCCACCGCGGCCACCAGCAGGTGCTGTCCCAGCTGATCCGTTCGGCCCGCCTCTCCCATGCCAAGGCCGTTGCCGTGACGTTCGACCCCCACCCCGCGCTTATCCACCGTCCCGAGGCCGCCCCGGAGCTGATCATGGGCCTGGACGACAAGCTGGAGGCGCTGGGCGAACTGGGACTGGACGCCATCCTGGTGGTCAAGTACTCGCTGGACCTCGCCAGCCTCACGGCGGAGGAATTCGTGGAGCAGTACCTGGTGGACTGCCTCCATGCCAGCCATGTGGTCATCGGCCACGACGCCCGTTTCGGACGGGGCAACTCCGGCGACCTGGACACCATGAAGGCGCTGGGCGACAAGTTCGGCTTCGACGTCCAGGTCATCAGCGAGTTCGGTGCCGAGGGCTACCCCCTGCATGACGACGACGGCACGGACCGGCGCTGTTCCTCCACCTGGGTGCGTGAGGCCCTGCAGGATGGCGACGTGGCCACCGCTGCCTCCGTCCTGGGGCGCCCGCACAGGATGCGAGGCGAGGTGGTCCATGGTGCCGCCCGCGGCCGGGCCCTCGGGTTCCCCACGGCAAACCTCTCTTCGAATGCCTCAGGGCTGATTCCCGCGGACGGCATCTATGCCGGCTGGCTGGTGGACCAGGCCGGCACGCGGTGGCCGGCAGCGATCTCGGTAGGGTCCAATCCCACGTTCGACGGAGTGAGCCGCCAGGTTGAGGCGCACGTGATCGACAGGCCCAAGGAAGCCGTGGAGGACTTTGATCTGTACGGCCAGACAGTGATTGTTGAATTCGTGGCGCGGCTTCGCGGCATGGTGGCCTATCGTGGCCCTGAAGCCCTGGTGGAACAAATGCGGCTGGATGTGGCCCAGGCCCACCAGCTCCTCAGCGGCCGCTGA